The Anolis carolinensis isolate JA03-04 chromosome 1, rAnoCar3.1.pri, whole genome shotgun sequence genome window below encodes:
- the morn2 gene encoding MORN repeat-containing protein 2 encodes MEATPPPPPPPRGKEPLGKELRGPEVYKISMIFPNQDKYDGDCTRTAEGALERNGYGIHTTPDGIIYQGSWKNDKMSGLGRLEHPSGAVYEGEFKNNMLHGVGTYIFPNGSKYTGQFNENKLEGKGEFTDTQGLEWDGTFHYTAAAGLKLKLEM; translated from the exons ATGGAGGccacgccgccgccgccgccgccgcccagaGGCAAGGAGCCCCTCGGGAAGGAGCTCAGAG GTCCTGAAGTTTATAAAATATCAATGATATTTCCAAATCAAGATAAATATG ATGGTGATTGTACAAGAACAGCTGAGGGAGCTCTTGAGAGGAACGGATATGGAATTCATACCACTCCAGATGGAATAATTTACCAAGGAAGCTGGAAGAATGATAAG ATGAGTGGTTTAGGAAGGCTAGAACATCCTTCTGGCGCAGTATATGAAGGAGAATTTAAGAACAACATGTTGCATGGAGTAGGAACCTACATATTTCCCAATGGATCCAAGTACACTGGACAGTTCAATGAAAACAA gctggaagggaagggagaatttACAGACACACAGGGCCTGGAATGGGATGGCACATTTCACTACACAGCAGCAGCAGGGCTGAAGCTAAAGCTGGAAATGTAG